One Desulfovibrio desulfuricans DSM 642 genomic window, TCAATTCCCTGCTGAAAATTAAAAGTATTTGCCATACTCCATGCCACGCCGTCAGGACGTGCGAAGGCGAGTCGATATTTCGCTGCTGTGTCATTTGGGGAATTGCGCACATCGTCGATCAGCATTTCCTTAGTCAGTAATTTTTTCTCAGCTATGTCCCCCCACCGACTCTCCATTAGCTCTGCAATTTCACTGTATTTCAAAGTATCGCCAGCAATATAAACAATTTTGTTGCGAATTTCAGGCTGATAAAAGAATATTTCAGCCGTTAACATGCCAATATCTTCGGGGGTGGTTAGCGTTACAGAGTATTGCCAGTCGCCGAGGCCATATACAGTATGGTTTTTTTCATCGACCACACCAAAACTTGGTTCAAAGAGGTAGCTAGTAAAAATTCCAGTGGAGACAATGGTCCAATCGGTCTTGCTTTGCCCACGTAAAAGATGACGCACCTCAAGTTGTTCATCCCATACCTCTTGCCCACTTCCTTTCCCCACGATGTCGTAGTCCACACCAAATTGCCACGGAAAGTAGCGAGTTACACCTGCATTGAGCACAGCCGTGGTAATTTTGATCTGCGTTCCTGGTCCACCAACAAAACCACTACAGTTGATTACCGCGTTAAACTGTCGAAAAAGGGTGCTCAATTCATCAATACTCTGTCTTTGCAGATCCCCTTCTACCACGGATATACCTATCGTTCTGAGTTCATCAAGCC contains:
- a CDS encoding aromatic alcohol reductase — protein: MMLLTEQSTNTVLVLGAGQLGMPVLRAMSKKTHKNPSTKISVLLKEEASHAVSGPRKDRLDELRTIGISVVEGDLQRQSIDELSTLFRQFNAVINCSGFVGGPGTQIKITTAVLNAGVTRYFPWQFGVDYDIVGKGSGQEVWDEQLEVRHLLRGQSKTDWTIVSTGIFTSYLFEPSFGVVDEKNHTVYGLGDWQYSVTLTTPEDIGMLTAEIFFYQPEIRNKIVYIAGDTLKYSEIAELMESRWGDIAEKKLLTKEMLIDDVRNSPNDTAAKYRLAFARPDGVAWSMANTFNFQQGIETTTAMQWLANHDNIYSD